In one window of Ptiloglossa arizonensis isolate GNS036 chromosome 5, iyPtiAriz1_principal, whole genome shotgun sequence DNA:
- the LOC143147533 gene encoding uncharacterized protein LOC143147533 isoform X4 translates to MVLEKMFGNFLKLYIEVQFPFLVVLYPFLYQILRCILFVEVQNNFNYQVYQKINLTEYYSAVDAHNMMIIFASMLYERRIIFTSKRLSRLSACVQACNALIYPMIWQHIYIPVLPLSLIDYLLAPMPFLIGVPAPTLQRVRKSDLGEVVILDADNNTIESPFQDLESLPQDVVTNLKRGLRNRPALLGDGVSRAFLRALVQLTAGYRDALTLEQGQSITFNQNAFVESRPSSMQPFLRKMLELQIFQQFIEERLNMLNSGLGFSDEFEMEACSYSAKSTSKFMQQYREWTYAMRKESSAFFRSVKDKANPAVKYAVKSVKDKGKDMKTAYKGLKWKGRSNRSETGMRFHQPRSAPSSPTLDRRPIDFTSPPKSPNGFTATTSYRKDLRIRNSNFTDSSRKQYSPLSPSSPEESDSPPERVNIDLMQELRHVIFPNTPPVDRTLKPVRSLDSLRPAWIGHLRHGPPPSTVITNPIDISSTKTLSHQTSHSILTSSVDQSNILLNANDTLANNALTTVSRTIPFDSLISKTNEVEEETEQSSFLAALQKNAGNPQSSNFLHEVRINEFIKCNYNTTFNLQKLDAKRYKNDFENYSKHATFYTDDVFTNYDLGTDNHSIDACLKNIDPNTHPKENDPFDTSKVFMPLYLQPPIFHATNASMSVNSHVPSHTFSSTSCSALSKDSPEVPDLIRLDSTASNDDFDPLLSKSTEFTSSKQMTQSLHIPEMGEGLSNPLYPYFQPLHKSIDNQQKSADNIGDLDLLQAYGLDFNKFSVSNGDSPTRNSTVCNASDNSISNADNTFSLTLNAPAIKSQNNWTKFE, encoded by the exons ATGGTACTGGAGAAGATGTTTGGAAATTTCTTGAAACTGTATATAGAAGTACAGTTCCCATTCCTGGTAGTTCTATATCCATTCCTGTACCAAATTCTAAGGTG TATTTTGTTTGTCGAAGTCCAAAACAATTTCAATTACCAAGTATACCAGAAAAT AAATTTGACGGAATATTATAGTGCTGTTGATGCTCACAATATGATGATAATATTTGCTAGCATGTTATATGAGCGACGAATTATTTTCACCTCAAAACGTCTTTCAAGATTAAGTGCTTGTGTTCAAGCGTGTAACGCTTTAATTTATCCAATGATTTGGCAACATATATATATTCCAGTTCTGCCATTATCTTTAATAGATTATTTATTGGCGCCAATGCCGTTTTTAATTGGGGTTCCAGCTCCAACACTACAG agaGTACGTAAAAGTGATTTGGGAGAAGTAGTTATTTTGGATGCTGATAATAATACTATAGAGTCTCCTTTTCAAGACTTGGAGTCTTTACCTCAGGACGTA GTGACCAATTTAAAAAGGGGACTACGTAATAGACCTGCACTTCTTGGAGATGGTGTATCGAGAGCATTCTTACGAGCATTAGTGCAATTAACTGCTGGTTATAGGGATGCATTAACTTTAGAGCAAGGTCAAAGCATCACTTTTAATCAAAATGCATTTGTGGAAAGTAGACCATCTTCCATGCAaccttttttacgaaaaatgttggagttacaaatatttcaacaa TTTATAGAAGAAAGACTGAACATGCTTAATTCAGGGCTCGGCTTTTCGGATGAATTCGAAATGGAAGCTTGCAGCTATTCTGCTAAATCCACTAGTAAATTTATGCAACAATATCGAGAATGGACATATGCCATGCGAAAAGAAAGTTCTGCGTTTTTCCGTAGTGTAAAAGACAAG GCCAATCCAGCAGTAAAGTATGCAGTTAAATCA GTGAAAGACAAGGGGAAGGACATGAAAACAGCATACAAAGGCCTAAAATGGAAAG GACGATCGAACAGAAGCGAAACGGGCATGAGATTTCATCAGCCAAGATCTGCACCTAGTTCACCAACATTGGATAGAAGACCTATTGATTTTACTTCACCGCCAAAATCTCCAAATGGTTTTACAGCAACTACTAGTTATAGAAAAGATCTTCGAATACGTAATAGTAATTTTACAGATTCAAG CAGAAAGCAATATTCACCATTAAGCCCTAGTTCTCCGGAAGAATCCGATTCTCCGCCAGAACGAGTGAATATTGATCTTATGCAAGAACTTCGCCACGTGATATTTCCAAATACACCTCCTGTTGATAGAACA TTGAAACCAGTACGCAGTTTAGACAGCTTGAGACCTGCATGGATTGGGCACTTGCGGCACGGCCCTCCACCTAGTACAGTTATCACAAATCCAATTGATATTTCTTCCACAAAAACTTTGTCCCACCAAACATCACATTCCATTTTAACTAGTTCAGTTGATCAGtcgaatattttattgaatGCTAATGATACGTTAGCTAATAATGCTCTGACTACTGTAAGTAGAACAATTCCGTTCGATTCTTTAATCTCAAAAACAAATGAAGTGGAAGAAGAAACTGAACAATCATCATTTCTAGCCGCTTTACAAAAAAATGCAGGCAATCCGCAGTCAAGTAATTTTTTACATGAAGTTCGTATTAATGAATTCATAAAGTGTAATTATAATACAacttttaatttacaaaaattggatgcgaaacgatataaaaatgattttgagaATTACTCAAAACATGCTACATTTTATACCGATGATGTTTTTACAAATTATGATCTAGGAACAGACAACCATTCTATCGACgcgtgtttgaaaaatatagatCCTAATACCCATCCGAAAGAAAACGATCCCTTCGACACGAGCAAAGTGTTTATGCCTCTTTATTTGCAACCGCCAATTTTTCATGCCACAAACGCATCGATGTCTGTTAATTCTCACGTTCCATCCCATACATTCAGTAGTACATCCTGTTCTGCACTTTCAAAG GACTCTCCCGAAGTGCCAGATTTAATTAGATTAGATTCGACAGCGAGCAACGATGACTTTGACCCGCTGCTTTCTAAGTCCACAGAATTTACGAGTTCTAAACAGATGACTCAGTCATTACATATTCCGGAAATGGGCGAGGGCCTTAGTAATCCATTGTATCCGTACTTCCAACCACTgcacaaaagtatcgataaccaaCAAAAATCCGCTGATAATATCGGTGACCTGGATTTGTTACAAGCCTATGGTTTGGACTTTAATAAATTTAGTGTAAGTAACGGCGATTCACCAACGAGAAACTCTACAGTGTGTAATGCATCCGATAACAGTATTAGTAATGCCGATAACACGTTCAGTTTAACGTTAAACGCACCTGCCATTAAATCGCAAAATAATTGGACGAAATTTGAGTAG